One genomic window of Streptomyces sp. NBC_01276 includes the following:
- a CDS encoding esterase/lipase family protein, translated as MLPWRRLLRPLAVLTLAAAALVAPSGAAQAASGPSSGWNDWSCKPSAAHPRPVVLVHGTFGNSVDNWLGFAPYLVHRGYCVYSLDYGQLPGVPFFNGLGPIDQSAAQLDTFVDRVLSATGAPKADLVGHSQGGMMPRYYLKFLGGGAKVNALVGLAPDNHGTTLSGLTKLLPYFPGAEDLISAATPGLADQIAGSAFQNKLNAGGDTVPGVKYTVISTRYDEVVTPYRTQFLDGPNVRNVLLQDLCPLDISEHVTIGLTDRIAWHEAVNSLDPAHAERTTCASVFD; from the coding sequence ATGCTGCCCTGGAGACGCCTGCTCCGCCCGCTAGCCGTCCTCACCCTCGCCGCCGCGGCCCTCGTCGCCCCCAGCGGTGCCGCCCAGGCCGCGTCCGGCCCCAGCAGCGGCTGGAACGACTGGTCCTGCAAACCCTCCGCCGCGCACCCGCGCCCCGTCGTCCTCGTCCACGGCACCTTCGGGAACTCCGTGGACAACTGGCTCGGCTTCGCGCCGTACCTGGTCCACCGCGGGTACTGCGTCTACTCCCTCGACTACGGACAGCTCCCCGGCGTGCCCTTCTTCAACGGGCTCGGCCCCATCGACCAGTCCGCCGCCCAGCTCGACACCTTCGTCGACCGGGTGCTGTCCGCCACCGGCGCCCCCAAGGCCGACCTCGTCGGCCACTCCCAGGGCGGCATGATGCCCCGCTACTACCTGAAGTTCCTGGGCGGCGGCGCCAAGGTCAACGCGCTCGTCGGGCTCGCCCCCGACAACCACGGCACCACCCTGTCCGGACTCACCAAGCTCCTCCCGTACTTCCCCGGCGCCGAGGACCTGATCAGCGCCGCCACCCCCGGGCTGGCCGACCAGATCGCCGGGTCCGCCTTCCAGAACAAGCTGAACGCCGGCGGCGACACCGTCCCCGGCGTGAAGTACACGGTGATCTCCACCCGCTACGACGAGGTGGTCACCCCCTACCGGACCCAGTTCCTCGACGGGCCGAACGTACGCAACGTCCTGCTCCAGGACCTGTGCCCGCTGGACATCTCCGAGCACGTGACCATCGGCCTCACCGACCGCATCGCCTGGCACGAGGCGGTCAACTCCCTCGACCCCGCACACGCCGAACGGACCACCTGTGCGTCGGTCTTCGACTGA
- a CDS encoding DNA polymerase III subunit alpha, with protein sequence MPGFTHLHTVSGFSTRYGASHPERLAERAVERGMDALALTDRDTLAGAVRFAKAAAKAGIRPLFGVDLAVSPAEPAAGSRAGTPAGGAGEASYRRRVPVKGGAFVDESAPRALFLARDGAAGWAQLCRMVTAAHAADPAGRGEAAESAGAGSAPGGPGPQPVVPREALSGDGVFVLLGPGSEVGRALAAGRPDRAARLLAPWREVYGDALRLEAVHHGRTGTGPGSLRLAARTVGFAAEQGVPAVLTNAVRYADPGQGPVADVLDAARRLVPVDPRGPLDGGERWLKDPGRMAEAADRIAEAAGLRPADARRLLARTRETAEACSVDPEDDLGIGSVHFPEARLVGAARRTAQRVLTSRASAGLVLRGHADDPAYWERMHEELDVIAHHGYASYFLTVAQVVDDVREMGIRVAARGSGAGSLVNHLLGIAHADPLAHGLLMERFLSKRRRVLPDIDIDVESARRLEVYRRIIARFGAERVATVAMPETYRVRHAVRDVGAALSMDPATVDRLAKAFPHIRARDARAALEELPELRDVRDGTSGGPYERLWDLVEALDALPRGTAMHPCGVLLSDATLLARTPVVPTSGEGFPMSQFDKEDVEDLGLLKLDVLGVRMQSAMAHAVAELRRATGRELDLDDPAQVPPGDGPTYELIRSAETLGCFQIESPGQRDLVGRLQPTAFHDLVVDISLFRPGPVAADMVRPFIEARHGRAPVRFPHPDLADALRETYGVVVFHEQIIEIVHVMTGCGRDEADRVRRGLSDPDSQGRIKAWFAATAAARGYAAEVIARTWEIVEAFGSYGFCKAHAVAFAVPTYQSAWLKAHHPAAFYAGLLTHDPGMYPKRLLLADARRRGVPVLPLDVNHSATTHRIELVSGEPERWGLRLALSDVHGISEAEALRIEAGRPYASLRDFWDRAHPGRPVAERLAQVGALDAFGANRRDLLLHLAELHGTQRAAGARGSTQLPLGGGRSTAPVGLPDLTEAERLSAELGVLGMDASRHLMGDHHAFLAELGVVPARRLRDTAHGRTVLVAGAKAATQTPPIRSGKRVVFTTLDDGTGLVDLAFFDDSQEACAHTVFHSFLLLVRGVVQRRGPQSLSVVGAAAWDLAELAELRAREGLGAVTARLAAPLPTPTATPGNGRRIHLPTGYEMNPWADLQPPGDRAATGRKLWHSSPGSAG encoded by the coding sequence GTGCCTGGTTTTACGCATCTGCACACCGTTTCGGGGTTCTCCACGCGGTACGGGGCTTCGCACCCGGAGCGGCTGGCGGAGCGCGCCGTCGAGCGGGGCATGGACGCCCTCGCCCTGACCGACCGCGACACCCTCGCGGGCGCGGTGCGGTTCGCGAAGGCGGCCGCGAAGGCCGGGATCCGGCCCCTGTTCGGGGTGGACCTGGCCGTGTCCCCCGCTGAGCCGGCCGCCGGATCCCGGGCCGGGACCCCCGCGGGCGGGGCCGGTGAGGCCTCGTACCGCAGGCGGGTCCCCGTCAAGGGCGGGGCCTTCGTCGACGAGTCCGCCCCGCGAGCCCTCTTCCTGGCCCGCGACGGCGCCGCCGGATGGGCGCAGCTGTGCCGGATGGTCACCGCCGCCCACGCCGCGGACCCGGCCGGGCGGGGGGAGGCCGCGGAGTCCGCCGGGGCGGGCTCCGCACCGGGCGGCCCCGGGCCGCAGCCGGTGGTGCCCCGGGAGGCACTGTCCGGCGACGGGGTGTTCGTGCTGCTCGGGCCCGGTTCCGAGGTGGGCCGGGCGCTCGCCGCCGGGCGCCCCGACCGGGCGGCCCGGCTGCTCGCGCCCTGGCGGGAGGTCTACGGGGACGCCCTGCGCCTGGAGGCCGTCCACCACGGCCGCACCGGTACCGGCCCCGGCTCGCTGCGGCTGGCCGCCCGTACCGTCGGCTTCGCCGCCGAGCAGGGCGTCCCGGCCGTGCTCACCAACGCCGTCCGCTACGCCGACCCGGGCCAGGGCCCCGTCGCCGACGTCCTCGACGCCGCCCGCCGCCTGGTCCCCGTCGACCCCCGGGGCCCCCTCGACGGCGGCGAACGCTGGCTCAAGGACCCCGGCCGCATGGCGGAGGCCGCCGACCGGATCGCCGAGGCCGCCGGCCTGCGCCCCGCCGACGCCCGCCGCCTGCTCGCGCGGACCCGGGAGACCGCCGAGGCCTGCTCCGTCGACCCCGAGGACGACCTCGGCATCGGCTCCGTGCACTTCCCCGAGGCCCGCCTCGTCGGCGCCGCCCGCCGTACCGCCCAGCGGGTGCTCACCTCCCGGGCGTCGGCGGGCCTGGTGCTGCGCGGCCACGCCGACGACCCCGCGTACTGGGAGCGGATGCACGAGGAACTCGACGTCATCGCCCACCACGGCTACGCCTCGTACTTCCTGACGGTCGCCCAGGTCGTCGACGACGTACGGGAGATGGGCATCCGGGTGGCCGCCCGGGGCTCCGGCGCCGGCTCCCTCGTCAACCACCTCCTCGGCATCGCGCACGCCGACCCCCTCGCGCACGGACTGCTGATGGAGCGCTTCCTGTCCAAGCGCCGCCGCGTCCTGCCCGACATCGACATCGACGTGGAGTCCGCCCGCCGGCTGGAGGTGTACCGCCGGATCATCGCCCGCTTCGGCGCCGAACGCGTCGCCACCGTCGCCATGCCCGAGACCTACCGGGTCCGCCACGCCGTCCGCGACGTCGGCGCCGCCCTGTCCATGGACCCGGCCACCGTCGACCGCCTCGCCAAGGCCTTCCCGCACATCCGCGCCCGCGACGCCCGTGCCGCCCTGGAGGAACTGCCCGAACTGCGCGACGTACGGGACGGGACGAGCGGCGGGCCGTACGAGCGGCTGTGGGACCTCGTCGAGGCCCTGGACGCGCTGCCGCGCGGCACCGCCATGCACCCGTGCGGGGTCCTGCTCTCCGACGCCACCCTGCTCGCCCGCACCCCGGTGGTCCCCACCAGCGGCGAGGGCTTCCCCATGTCCCAGTTCGACAAGGAGGACGTGGAGGACCTCGGGCTGCTCAAACTCGACGTCCTGGGCGTGCGGATGCAGTCCGCGATGGCCCACGCCGTCGCGGAGCTGCGGCGGGCCACGGGACGCGAACTCGACCTGGACGACCCGGCGCAGGTGCCGCCGGGAGACGGGCCGACGTACGAACTGATCCGCTCCGCCGAGACGCTGGGCTGCTTCCAGATCGAGTCCCCGGGCCAGCGCGACCTGGTGGGCCGGCTCCAGCCGACGGCCTTCCACGACCTGGTCGTCGACATCTCCCTCTTCCGTCCGGGCCCGGTGGCCGCCGACATGGTGCGCCCCTTCATCGAGGCCCGGCACGGGCGGGCCCCGGTCCGCTTCCCGCACCCCGACCTCGCCGACGCACTGCGCGAGACCTACGGGGTCGTCGTCTTCCACGAGCAGATCATCGAGATCGTGCACGTCATGACCGGCTGCGGACGGGACGAGGCCGACCGGGTCCGGCGCGGGCTCTCCGACCCGGACTCCCAGGGCCGGATCAAGGCCTGGTTCGCGGCGACCGCGGCCGCGCGGGGCTACGCGGCGGAGGTGATCGCCCGTACCTGGGAGATCGTCGAGGCCTTCGGCAGCTACGGCTTCTGCAAGGCGCACGCCGTGGCCTTCGCCGTGCCGACGTACCAGTCGGCCTGGCTCAAGGCCCACCACCCGGCGGCCTTCTACGCCGGACTCCTCACCCACGACCCCGGGATGTACCCCAAGCGGCTGCTGCTGGCCGACGCGCGGCGCCGGGGCGTTCCGGTGCTGCCGCTGGACGTGAACCACTCGGCGACCACCCACCGCATCGAACTGGTGTCCGGTGAACCGGAGCGGTGGGGCCTGCGGCTCGCCCTCTCCGACGTCCACGGCATCAGCGAGGCCGAAGCCCTGCGCATCGAGGCCGGCCGGCCCTACGCCTCGCTGCGCGACTTCTGGGACCGGGCGCACCCCGGCCGCCCCGTCGCCGAACGCCTCGCCCAGGTCGGCGCGCTGGACGCCTTCGGCGCCAACCGCCGCGACCTGCTGCTGCACCTGGCGGAACTCCACGGCACCCAGCGCGCCGCCGGGGCCAGGGGCTCCACCCAACTGCCGCTGGGCGGAGGCCGCTCCACCGCCCCCGTCGGACTGCCCGACCTCACCGAAGCCGAACGGCTCAGCGCCGAACTCGGCGTCCTCGGCATGGACGCCTCCCGCCACCTCATGGGGGACCACCACGCCTTCCTCGCCGAACTGGGCGTCGTCCCGGCCCGCCGCCTGCGGGACACCGCGCACGGCCGGACCGTCCTGGTCGCCGGCGCCAAGGCCGCCACCCAGACCCCGCCGATCCGCTCCGGGAAACGGGTCGTCTTCACCACCCTCGACGACGGCACCGGCCTCGTCGACCTCGCCTTCTTCGACGACAGCCAGGAAGCCTGCGCCCACACCGTCTTCCACTCCTTCCTGCTCCTGGTCCGGGGCGTCGTGCAGCGGCGCGGACCGCAGAGCCTGAGCGTCGTCGGAGCGGCCGCCTGGGACCTCGCCGAACTGGCGGAACTGCGCGCCCGCGAAGGCCTCGGAGCCGTCACGGCCCGCCTGGCCGCCCCCCTGCCCACGCCGACGGCCACCCCCGGCAACGGCCGCCGCATCCACCTCCCGACCGGCTACGAGATGAACCCGTGGGCCGACCTCCAGCCGCCCGGGGACCGCGCCGCCACCGGCCGCAAGCTGTGGCACTCCAGCCCCGGGAGCGCGGGATGA
- a CDS encoding DUF5925 domain-containing protein, producing MPADPQDALPIRLNVDDSDSPSDVVDALFLGRFASGEQPYAQSVTIDRVKPEATLLPPRATVLRSARDTDRSATLAEGEGWTVLVSRWSRGADVTVTAVSDELAAGVLDQATEGAQDEPEPQPDNVTMGFWYVSPRRGPYRTTRQISAGTWDEVRPNYTAPVATAMDRLMKITPDDIAGRLLLLHGPPGTGKTSALRTLARSWRDWCQVDCVLDPERLFNDVGYLMDIAIGEDEGSAKGRWRLLLLEDCDELIRGEARHTAGQALSRLLNLTDGLLGQGRNVLVGVTTNEDLERLHPAVVRPGRCLARIEVGRLTRGEAVDWLGTEEGVSREGATLAELFALRRGTGPAAVVPAQPQTPEAGLYL from the coding sequence ATGCCAGCAGACCCGCAGGACGCGCTGCCGATTCGCCTGAACGTGGACGACAGTGACTCACCGTCGGATGTCGTCGACGCCCTGTTCCTCGGCCGGTTCGCCTCCGGCGAGCAGCCGTACGCGCAGAGCGTGACGATCGACCGGGTGAAGCCGGAGGCGACGCTGCTGCCGCCGCGGGCGACCGTGCTCCGGTCGGCGCGCGACACCGACCGCAGCGCCACGCTCGCCGAGGGCGAGGGGTGGACCGTGCTCGTCTCCCGCTGGAGCAGGGGCGCCGACGTGACGGTGACCGCGGTCAGCGACGAACTCGCCGCCGGGGTCCTCGACCAGGCCACCGAGGGGGCGCAGGACGAGCCCGAACCGCAGCCCGACAACGTCACGATGGGGTTCTGGTACGTCTCCCCGCGCCGCGGCCCGTACCGCACGACCCGGCAGATCTCCGCGGGCACCTGGGACGAGGTCCGGCCCAACTACACCGCCCCGGTGGCGACGGCGATGGACCGGCTGATGAAGATCACCCCGGACGACATCGCGGGCCGGCTGCTGCTCCTGCACGGACCGCCGGGCACCGGCAAGACCTCTGCGCTGCGGACGCTGGCCCGGTCGTGGCGGGACTGGTGCCAGGTGGACTGCGTCCTGGACCCGGAACGGCTGTTCAACGACGTGGGCTACCTGATGGACATCGCGATCGGCGAGGACGAGGGCTCCGCCAAGGGGCGGTGGCGGCTGCTGCTGCTGGAGGACTGCGACGAGCTGATCCGCGGGGAGGCCCGGCACACGGCGGGTCAGGCCCTGTCGCGGCTGCTGAACCTGACCGACGGTCTGCTCGGGCAGGGCCGCAACGTGCTGGTCGGCGTCACCACCAACGAGGACCTGGAGCGGCTCCATCCCGCGGTCGTCCGCCCGGGGCGCTGCCTGGCCCGCATCGAGGTCGGGCGGCTGACGCGGGGGGAGGCGGTGGACTGGCTCGGCACGGAGGAGGGCGTCTCCCGCGAGGGCGCGACCCTGGCCGAACTCTTCGCCCTGCGCCGCGGCACGGGACCGGCGGCGGTGGTCCCGGCGCAGCCGCAGACGCCGGAGGCGGGCCTGTACCTCTAG
- a CDS encoding DUF402 domain-containing protein, protein MTTRWTVTLTKAGRTKISYPAAQVSDDGDRISVRAPWAADGVKDFGFVRFEPGDVFVEHFWRTRWYAVKEVWSGAGVLKGWYCDVTRPAVVREGEIVVDDLDLDLWVSADGGSVLRLDEDEFAASGLAASDPEAAAQAVRALDALDDQARSAPGLPALLV, encoded by the coding sequence ATGACCACGCGATGGACCGTCACCCTCACCAAGGCCGGCCGCACCAAGATCAGTTATCCGGCGGCGCAGGTGTCCGACGACGGCGACCGGATCTCCGTGCGCGCCCCCTGGGCGGCGGACGGGGTGAAGGACTTCGGCTTCGTGCGCTTCGAGCCGGGCGACGTGTTCGTGGAGCACTTCTGGCGGACGCGCTGGTACGCGGTCAAGGAGGTGTGGAGCGGCGCGGGCGTCCTCAAGGGCTGGTACTGCGACGTGACCCGCCCGGCGGTGGTCCGCGAGGGCGAGATCGTCGTCGACGACCTGGACCTGGACCTGTGGGTGTCGGCGGACGGCGGGTCCGTCCTGCGGCTGGACGAGGACGAGTTCGCGGCGAGCGGCCTCGCCGCGAGCGACCCGGAGGCCGCGGCGCAGGCCGTCCGTGCCCTCGACGCCCTCGACGACCAGGCCCGCTCGGCCCCGGGGCTGCCCGCCCTGCTCGTCTGA
- a CDS encoding lytic polysaccharide monooxygenase has translation MPASRRRTALRIAAAGLAPLAVAAYAAGPAAAHGSMTDPVSRVAACYAEGPESPKSAACKAAVAASGTQAFYDWNAVNIANAAGQSKKLIPDGQLCSAGNAKYKGLDLPRADWPASPMTAGAHTFRYKGTAPHKGSFELYVTKDGYDPTKPLKWSDLEPAPFAKATDPGMQNGDYVFSGTVPKKTGRHLIYSIWQRSDSPEAFYTCSDVVFGKDNGAGAGTGSGTAGGGTGSTAGGAPATRPSAGSGTKPSSTPAAPVPDTDVPPAQAPTDRQIADGAGKSSVEHNGHGDNDPKTNGAAGAAPVSVPFSSPSPAGSETGGLAQTGGSGATPAIAVAGAGALAVGAAVMFAVARRRSAAGRHGR, from the coding sequence ATGCCCGCGTCCCGCCGCCGTACCGCCCTCCGTATCGCCGCCGCCGGTCTCGCCCCGCTCGCGGTGGCCGCGTACGCCGCCGGGCCCGCCGCCGCCCACGGTTCGATGACGGACCCGGTGAGCCGGGTGGCGGCCTGCTACGCGGAGGGGCCCGAGTCCCCCAAGTCGGCCGCGTGCAAGGCCGCCGTGGCGGCGAGCGGGACGCAGGCGTTCTACGACTGGAACGCGGTGAACATCGCCAACGCGGCCGGCCAGAGCAAGAAGCTGATCCCCGACGGGCAGCTGTGCTCCGCGGGCAACGCCAAGTACAAGGGGCTGGACCTGCCCCGCGCGGACTGGCCCGCCAGCCCGATGACGGCCGGGGCGCACACCTTCCGCTACAAGGGCACCGCCCCGCACAAGGGCTCCTTCGAGCTGTACGTGACGAAGGACGGCTACGACCCGACGAAGCCGCTGAAGTGGTCCGACCTGGAGCCCGCCCCGTTCGCGAAGGCCACGGACCCGGGCATGCAGAACGGCGACTACGTCTTCAGCGGGACGGTCCCGAAGAAGACGGGCCGTCACCTGATCTACAGCATCTGGCAGCGCTCGGACAGCCCCGAGGCCTTCTACACCTGCTCGGACGTGGTCTTCGGCAAGGACAACGGAGCGGGCGCCGGTACGGGCAGCGGTACGGCGGGCGGCGGTACGGGGAGCACCGCGGGCGGCGCGCCGGCCACCCGGCCCTCCGCCGGATCCGGCACCAAGCCCTCCTCGACGCCCGCCGCGCCCGTGCCCGACACGGACGTGCCGCCGGCCCAGGCGCCGACGGACCGGCAGATCGCCGACGGCGCCGGCAAGTCCTCCGTGGAGCACAACGGCCACGGCGACAACGACCCGAAGACGAACGGCGCGGCGGGCGCCGCGCCGGTCTCCGTTCCGTTCTCCTCGCCGTCCCCGGCCGGCTCCGAGACCGGCGGCCTCGCGCAGACGGGCGGCAGCGGCGCCACCCCGGCGATCGCGGTCGCCGGGGCCGGCGCGCTGGCCGTCGGTGCGGCCGTGATGTTCGCGGTGGCCCGCCGCCGGTCGGCGGCGGGCCGTCACGGCCGCTGA
- a CDS encoding N-acetyltransferase family protein translates to MTLVIRDLRPADPADAEAVVRVRRAALPFMVTTAAGVTHELAGAPAAKRYRLLLAETSDGRAIGTAQVGLAYDSPEPGQSFVNAFVDPAHRGLGAGSALVRAAEEHLAAVGAQASYSWVLNEPAHLAFAERHGYRPGRSAHFLRLDLAAGGLPALPVALPAGVELRPGSAFAADPRPLFEADAEVTADEPGDVPVELSDYEEWLADVWNDPTLDHGLTTVALVDGRVAAFSAARTDGATRYSSAMTGTLRAHRGRGLAKLAKTDSLHRARAAGYTEAFTGNDAGNGPMLAINEWFGYEICATETRCTRKLGATR, encoded by the coding sequence ATGACCCTTGTGATCCGCGATCTGCGCCCCGCCGACCCCGCGGACGCGGAGGCCGTCGTACGCGTGCGCCGCGCCGCCCTCCCGTTCATGGTGACCACCGCCGCCGGCGTGACCCACGAGCTGGCCGGCGCGCCCGCCGCGAAGCGCTACCGGCTGCTCCTCGCGGAAACCTCCGACGGCCGTGCCATCGGCACCGCCCAGGTCGGGCTCGCGTACGACAGCCCCGAGCCCGGACAGTCGTTCGTCAACGCCTTCGTCGACCCCGCGCACCGGGGTCTGGGCGCCGGGAGCGCGCTGGTGCGCGCCGCCGAGGAGCACCTCGCGGCGGTGGGCGCGCAGGCCTCGTACAGCTGGGTGCTGAACGAGCCGGCGCACCTGGCCTTCGCCGAGCGGCACGGCTACCGCCCCGGCCGCTCCGCGCACTTCCTGCGCCTGGACCTGGCGGCCGGCGGCCTGCCGGCGCTGCCCGTCGCCCTCCCCGCCGGGGTGGAACTGCGCCCCGGCTCGGCCTTCGCGGCCGATCCGCGCCCGCTGTTCGAGGCCGACGCCGAGGTGACGGCCGACGAGCCGGGCGACGTACCGGTGGAGCTGAGCGACTACGAGGAGTGGCTGGCCGACGTCTGGAACGACCCGACCCTGGACCACGGGCTGACCACGGTCGCCCTCGTCGACGGCCGGGTGGCCGCCTTCTCGGCCGCCCGGACCGACGGCGCCACCCGCTACTCCTCGGCGATGACCGGCACGTTGCGCGCCCACCGGGGCCGCGGGCTGGCCAAGCTCGCCAAGACGGACTCCCTCCACCGGGCCCGCGCGGCCGGGTACACGGAGGCGTTCACCGGCAACGACGCCGGCAACGGACCGATGCTCGCGATCAACGAGTGGTTCGGGTACGAGATCTGCGCGACCGAGACGCGCTGCACGAGGAAGCTGGGAGCGACACGATGA
- a CDS encoding acyl-CoA dehydrogenase gives MQSAPGAGTALAAPSALAADPLVAAVTETAVRVLRPRAEHTAGAGVPRTHLDALAACGAYGLLGYEPDPAGGLTARQVVREVHEVLAAVDPSTWFVWTQHVPAVRALLVADGPDGDAVRARWLPALLAGERRATAGYAFLRHPRPPVTAERVPGGWRLGGRVPWMTGWGLADLVYVGAVTPSDEALFALVDCAGPDGGLSAVGGAAPLWAMGGTHTASVELRGVRVPDARVVGRMPRANWIRAYDLENADAQPAVFGQLRATADFLLGSPPFEELGLRLARRTARLRAEAYALRDGLAPGEGTAGRLALRAAALDLAVRAAAACVAVAGGRAVQFGHTAGRLSREAQFHLIQAQTTPLREETAHRLLPDLDD, from the coding sequence GTGCAGAGCGCTCCCGGCGCGGGTACCGCCCTGGCCGCCCCGTCGGCGCTGGCGGCCGATCCGCTGGTCGCGGCCGTCACGGAGACCGCCGTACGGGTCCTGCGGCCGCGGGCGGAGCACACCGCCGGGGCCGGGGTGCCGCGCACGCACCTGGACGCGCTCGCCGCGTGCGGTGCGTACGGGCTGCTCGGATACGAACCGGACCCGGCGGGCGGACTCACGGCCCGTCAGGTGGTCCGGGAGGTCCACGAGGTGCTGGCGGCCGTCGATCCGTCGACGTGGTTCGTGTGGACGCAGCACGTGCCGGCGGTGAGGGCGCTGCTGGTGGCGGACGGCCCGGACGGGGACGCCGTGCGCGCGCGGTGGCTGCCCGCGCTGCTGGCCGGTGAGCGGCGGGCCACGGCCGGCTACGCCTTCCTGCGCCATCCGCGCCCTCCGGTCACGGCGGAGCGGGTGCCGGGCGGATGGCGGCTCGGGGGGCGGGTGCCGTGGATGACGGGCTGGGGCCTGGCCGACCTGGTCTACGTGGGCGCGGTCACCCCGTCCGACGAGGCGCTGTTCGCGCTGGTGGACTGCGCCGGCCCGGACGGCGGGCTGAGCGCCGTCGGCGGGGCGGCCCCGCTGTGGGCGATGGGCGGTACGCACACGGCCTCGGTCGAGCTGCGCGGGGTGCGCGTGCCCGACGCGCGGGTGGTGGGGCGGATGCCGCGGGCCAACTGGATCCGGGCCTACGACCTGGAGAACGCCGACGCCCAGCCGGCCGTCTTCGGCCAGCTGCGCGCGACCGCCGACTTCCTGCTCGGGTCTCCCCCGTTCGAGGAACTCGGCCTGCGGCTCGCGCGGAGGACGGCCCGGCTGCGCGCGGAGGCCTACGCCCTGCGGGACGGGCTCGCGCCGGGGGAAGGGACCGCCGGGCGGCTCGCCCTGCGGGCCGCCGCCCTGGACCTGGCCGTACGGGCGGCCGCGGCGTGCGTGGCCGTGGCCGGCGGCCGGGCGGTCCAGTTCGGGCACACCGCGGGACGGCTCTCCCGCGAGGCCCAGTTCCACCTGATCCAGGCCCAGACCACCCCGCTGCGCGAGGAGACGGCCCACCGCCTCCTCCCCGACCTGGACGACTGA
- a CDS encoding GntR family transcriptional regulator codes for MTSTNLKIRIDGAAGAAAPYEQLRAQIADRARSGKLPAGYKLPTVRGLAEELGLAANTVAKAYRALEADGVIETRGRNGTFVAAAEGSSREAAAAAQAYAERAHRLGLTEAEAVEAATSALRARYATP; via the coding sequence GTGACCTCGACCAACCTCAAGATCAGGATCGACGGCGCGGCCGGCGCGGCCGCCCCGTACGAACAACTGCGCGCGCAGATCGCCGACCGGGCCCGGTCGGGGAAGCTCCCGGCGGGGTACAAGCTGCCGACGGTGCGCGGCCTGGCGGAGGAACTGGGGCTGGCCGCCAACACGGTGGCCAAGGCGTACCGGGCGCTGGAGGCCGACGGGGTGATCGAGACGCGGGGCCGCAACGGGACGTTCGTCGCCGCCGCCGAGGGTTCCTCCCGGGAGGCGGCCGCGGCCGCGCAGGCGTACGCGGAGCGGGCACACCGCCTCGGCCTGACGGAGGCGGAAGCCGTCGAAGCGGCCACGTCCGCCCTCCGCGCCCGCTACGCGACCCCCTAG
- a CDS encoding DUF3533 domain-containing protein, translating to MTQPTESPAAEPTGGFLAEVKDAVTVRAALLVLGVLALQLAFVTSYIGAFHHPEPHEIPIAVAAPVERVAQESAQRLAALPGKPLDPRAVENEVAAVTQVENREADGALVIDPAGTTDRLIVASGAGASLSQALEQVVGAVEKAQGRSVRVVDVAPAYRGDARGLSSFYLVIGWCVGGYLCAAILAISAGARPANIHRAVIRLGALLLYSLVAGLLGAVIAGPVLDALPGSLMGLWGLGTLVVFAVGAITLAFQGLAGVIGIGLAILLVVVLGNPSAGGAYPYPLLPPFWSAIGPALPPGAGTYAARSITYFHGNGARGPMLVLSAWAVAGAAVTLACAVTRRGRPGAAVGSGLPDPDPPVPRPSGGTGPAR from the coding sequence ATGACCCAGCCCACCGAGAGTCCCGCCGCCGAGCCGACCGGCGGCTTCCTCGCCGAGGTCAAGGACGCCGTGACCGTCCGGGCCGCCCTGCTGGTCCTGGGCGTACTGGCCCTCCAGCTGGCCTTCGTCACCTCGTACATCGGGGCCTTCCACCATCCCGAGCCCCACGAGATCCCGATCGCGGTGGCCGCCCCCGTCGAGCGGGTCGCCCAGGAGTCGGCGCAGCGGCTCGCCGCACTCCCCGGCAAACCCCTCGACCCCCGCGCGGTCGAGAACGAGGTCGCCGCCGTCACCCAGGTCGAGAACCGGGAGGCCGACGGCGCGCTGGTCATCGACCCGGCCGGCACCACCGACCGGCTGATCGTCGCGAGCGGCGCCGGGGCCTCGCTCTCCCAGGCCCTGGAGCAGGTCGTCGGCGCGGTCGAGAAGGCCCAGGGGCGCAGCGTCCGGGTCGTCGACGTGGCCCCCGCCTACCGGGGCGACGCCCGCGGGCTCAGTTCCTTCTACCTGGTCATCGGCTGGTGCGTGGGCGGCTACCTGTGCGCGGCGATCCTCGCGATCAGCGCCGGGGCCCGTCCCGCCAACATCCACCGCGCCGTCATCCGGCTCGGCGCGCTCCTCCTGTACTCCCTCGTCGCGGGGCTGCTCGGCGCGGTCATCGCCGGCCCGGTGCTGGACGCGCTGCCCGGCTCGCTCATGGGGCTGTGGGGCCTGGGCACCCTGGTGGTCTTCGCGGTCGGCGCCATCACCCTGGCCTTCCAGGGGCTGGCGGGCGTGATCGGCATCGGCCTGGCCATCCTGCTGGTCGTGGTGCTCGGCAACCCGAGCGCCGGGGGCGCCTACCCGTACCCGCTGCTGCCGCCGTTCTGGAGCGCGATCGGCCCGGCCCTGCCGCCGGGCGCCGGCACGTACGCCGCCCGCTCCATCACCTACTTCCACGGCAACGGCGCCCGCGGGCCGATGCTCGTGCTGTCCGCCTGGGCCGTGGCCGGCGCCGCGGTCACCCTGGCCTGCGCGGTCACGCGCCGGGGCAGACCGGGGGCGGCCGTGGGCAGCGGCCTGCCCGATCCCGACCCGCCCGTCCCCCGCCCCTCCGGCGGAACCGGCCCCGCACGGTGA